A DNA window from Luteolibacter luteus contains the following coding sequences:
- a CDS encoding DUF1328 family protein gives MLHWTIVFIVLALIAGLLGFTGIAGAAAGIAKVLFFVFLVLLVISFFGRAMGGKAP, from the coding sequence ATGCTCCACTGGACCATTGTATTTATCGTCTTGGCACTGATCGCCGGACTTTTGGGCTTCACGGGGATCGCAGGGGCTGCCGCAGGCATCGCCAAGGTCCTGTTCTTTGTTTTCCTAGTGCTGCTGGTGATCTCGTTCTTTGGGCGGGCCATGGGCGGTAAAGCGCCATGA
- a CDS encoding S1 family peptidase: MISPRVALVGLAALSPLRGDEIADLKAENAKLQELVREHASGMRFRSIQTKRGKTYESVVVKKVEDGVISFAHAAGDTELKSSEWPEIWTDLYGSASPVAGKKAVLADASVAEAIAVIEGDRSNGTGFFCESEGKSYLYTAAHVLSGNARLQVKLRNGTVVRKFGMLEAAEGADLVRLPLEETVPQVLEIAPETGMAKVGEPVFASGNAGGGGTVGFEEGKIMGVGAESIEIDAQVIQGNSGGPILDGKTRQAIGVVTHLTAERKDLWAQETRYSEVRRFGCRLDRMWDWKKIPVEAFLKEGKALLAVQEQSELMIAALQPDQWNSEVFRRLSQNPLARDIRGLETWISDQTSGGQRFSESDRKKRLYGILDGARHRSRAQMSAFNTESYTWFHRESALAEIKKREQIDKAYEESVQELR, encoded by the coding sequence ATGATATCCCCCCGCGTGGCCTTGGTAGGTCTCGCGGCCCTCAGCCCCTTGAGAGGCGATGAAATCGCCGATCTCAAGGCCGAGAACGCCAAGCTACAGGAATTGGTGCGGGAGCATGCGTCGGGGATGAGATTCCGCAGCATTCAGACCAAGCGGGGAAAGACTTATGAGTCGGTGGTGGTGAAGAAGGTTGAAGATGGCGTCATCTCCTTCGCCCATGCCGCGGGCGACACCGAACTCAAGAGTTCCGAGTGGCCGGAGATCTGGACGGATCTTTACGGAAGCGCGTCCCCGGTTGCGGGGAAAAAAGCTGTCCTCGCCGATGCGTCGGTGGCGGAGGCCATTGCTGTGATCGAAGGTGACCGCTCAAATGGCACCGGCTTCTTTTGTGAGTCGGAGGGGAAGAGCTATCTTTACACCGCGGCCCATGTCCTGTCCGGAAACGCGCGACTCCAAGTAAAGCTGAGAAACGGCACGGTGGTGCGGAAGTTTGGAATGCTGGAGGCGGCAGAAGGTGCCGACTTGGTGAGGCTTCCCTTGGAAGAGACGGTGCCACAGGTGCTGGAGATCGCTCCGGAAACCGGGATGGCCAAGGTGGGCGAGCCCGTCTTCGCCTCGGGTAACGCAGGTGGTGGAGGGACCGTCGGCTTCGAAGAAGGAAAGATCATGGGAGTCGGGGCTGAGTCGATCGAGATCGATGCCCAGGTCATTCAAGGAAACAGCGGGGGCCCGATTCTCGATGGTAAGACGCGCCAAGCCATTGGTGTGGTGACTCACCTCACCGCAGAGCGAAAAGATCTCTGGGCTCAGGAAACCCGCTATTCGGAGGTGCGGCGTTTTGGATGCCGCCTTGATCGCATGTGGGACTGGAAGAAGATTCCGGTGGAGGCTTTCCTCAAGGAAGGAAAGGCGTTGCTCGCGGTGCAGGAGCAATCAGAACTGATGATTGCGGCCCTTCAGCCGGATCAGTGGAACAGCGAGGTTTTCCGGCGTCTCAGCCAGAATCCCCTGGCCAGGGACATCCGGGGCCTGGAGACTTGGATTTCGGACCAGACCAGCGGTGGCCAACGCTTCAGCGAGAGCGACCGCAAGAAACGTCTTTACGGCATCCTTGATGGAGCGCGGCACCGCTCACGGGCGCAGATGTCAGCCTTCAACACCGAGAGCTACACCTGGTTCCACCGCGAGAGCGCCCTTGCCGAGATCAAGAAGCGCGAGCAGATCGACAAGGCTTACGAGGAGTCCGTGCAGGAACTGCGCTGA
- a CDS encoding fibronectin type III domain-containing protein produces the protein MHSPRLLHLRHLCLYGSTLLAVVQLALGTSPSGLNGPEPVGPFFNGTFPATAPGDPSGWAVENAFPNLTFTDPMMLAEIPGQSQFLVVGKNGKIWRFPKSSAATMAQRIEVLDHTAKTETSEDQGFYSLAFHPNFSVNGAQGQNKVYVCYSRRAFEGVDDNDRTYWTVSQFTWLPSLGTLDPNSESILISQYDPHRFHNGGATFFGDDGFLYITVGDGGLGGDALDNSQRINVGLFGGMLRIDVNNDPAKSHAIRRQPTEDSLWEINPRPAEWPASFTQGYGIPNTNPFQNAGGSVLEEFYAIGLRSPHSAHFDSQTDEIWVGEVGEGNREELTRVANGSNCQWAYKEGTRNTSKIKPSPLIGTEMIPVHEYDHSVGSSIIGGMRYRGTKWASYLADKVIFGDHVRGRIWSLELTSGAPIVTEMVSSFDTGYKKGLCGFFTDSAGEIYIMNLAGTNSPNGKIMKLALPAISAEPPQLLSQTGVFTNLATLSTAAGVIPYDVPNPLWSDAAAKKRWVILPNNGSFDTPAEDIVFSEEGNWGFPAGTVFVKHFEVSTSASDPSAVKRLETRFLVCTANGGKYGFTYKWNETGTDAELMEHGLEEAYSFTKADNSIEQRLWTFPSRGDCMICHNDTSGQALGFRTAPLNSNYHYAATGRTANQLATLNSLGAFNVTLTATQLANYIEARGLDDQTAPLEHRVRSYLDTNCSHCHQPGGAGDGFDARLGTPLNLQDIINGIPDRYESLGPDGRYVVPGNPSLSAIFVRAGAVDNGDAMPPLAKHMAHANGIAVLRSYIDSLTPSQFVPPLGSGPQARFVRLTSLSGKSRFAAVGEFSILDADGVAIHPGQASVTYTKGGVAATSMPGCLPSEASDGNLGSSTNFWQSYKGTTNAETPAHPHELTFDLGTSREIAGYIYYPRPTSDDGRIFQYKVEYSTDGTNWTTFDSGTWANVATPQTFAPGYNKRATRAQIAGPSQSVARDFDVTVVFDMDVTDFTPSDLQVTGGTVSSLRGSGYYYVASISPASGAANVSVSVPANVVNPQGKGSFASGMVPVTIITDTTAPSDPTGLVATPTLLSVGLSWDASTDDVAVTGYQIRRGATLLATVPGTSYTDSGLDYNTPYTYSVTAVDAAGNVSGAIQISTATLPDLTAPSSPQNLTATPNTGSVELAWAASTDDVGVDAYQITRDNVVVATVQNPGFIDSGLQSGTTYNYKVVALDEANNASEPAMVSSTTLGDSIAPSPPADLAAAPALTSVTLTWLASTDNVEVTGYRVKRGSLTVATVTELSHTDTGLNINTPYEYQVIALDAQGNESTPATVVTATLADTQAPARPLTFTATPSTQSVQLSWTASTDNVEVTGYRVKRGNLTLATVPGLGYTDVDLDPDTSYDYHLIAVDGNGNESLPATLSTSTLADTAAPTTPDSLVAAPSVQSVQLSWGASSDNIAVTGYRILRNGTVIATVQSLAYNDAGLQPDTSYSYQVIAVDAADNASAAATVSTSTLSDSSAPEIPGDLAATPQLMSIQLVWSVPADNVGVTGYEVRRDGQLLATVEDPAYIDTGLQPATAYSYDVRARDAAGNISSPALLGTSTLEDTANPSLPGNLNASPEYHSVALIWDASSDNVGVISYEIWRDAELIGSVLNPSYLDSGLADGTTYVFKVIAVDAAGNKSAAAEVQVETKGFEDWLDENNLPGAVAGDSDGGSLDNLTEYYLGMNPNDSADDLGFRILCVPTPNHWEITFPKLVPRGSFHLHVSESIENIGSPLKRVLTITSEEIEQMTPAERSTHIETITPPGARGFFQLFFEPDAD, from the coding sequence GTGCATTCCCCCCGATTGCTGCACCTGAGACACCTGTGCCTGTACGGTTCCACCCTTCTCGCCGTGGTACAATTGGCATTGGGCACCTCCCCTTCCGGTCTCAATGGTCCAGAGCCCGTCGGTCCGTTCTTTAATGGCACCTTCCCTGCCACAGCTCCCGGCGATCCCTCCGGCTGGGCGGTCGAGAACGCCTTTCCGAACCTGACTTTCACGGATCCGATGATGCTCGCGGAGATTCCCGGCCAGAGCCAATTCCTGGTGGTCGGAAAGAACGGGAAGATCTGGCGCTTCCCAAAGAGTTCTGCTGCGACGATGGCACAACGCATCGAGGTACTCGACCATACGGCGAAGACAGAGACCTCCGAGGACCAAGGTTTCTACAGCTTGGCCTTTCACCCCAACTTCTCAGTGAACGGTGCCCAGGGTCAGAACAAAGTGTATGTCTGTTACAGCCGCCGGGCCTTCGAGGGAGTGGATGACAATGACCGGACTTACTGGACGGTCTCTCAGTTCACCTGGCTTCCCTCTTTGGGCACGCTCGATCCAAACAGCGAGTCGATCTTGATCTCCCAATACGATCCGCACCGCTTCCACAACGGCGGAGCCACCTTCTTCGGCGACGACGGCTTCCTTTATATCACCGTCGGCGATGGGGGCTTGGGCGGAGACGCCCTCGATAATTCGCAACGCATCAACGTCGGCCTGTTTGGCGGCATGCTGCGCATCGACGTGAACAACGACCCGGCGAAGTCGCATGCGATCAGGCGCCAACCCACCGAGGATTCGCTGTGGGAAATCAATCCCCGCCCGGCGGAGTGGCCCGCAAGCTTTACCCAGGGATACGGCATTCCGAACACCAATCCCTTCCAGAACGCCGGAGGATCGGTACTGGAGGAGTTCTACGCGATCGGCCTGCGCAGCCCTCATTCCGCGCATTTCGATTCCCAGACCGACGAGATCTGGGTGGGCGAAGTGGGCGAAGGCAACCGCGAGGAACTGACCCGTGTCGCGAATGGCAGCAACTGCCAGTGGGCCTACAAAGAGGGCACGCGCAATACTTCCAAGATCAAGCCTTCCCCCTTGATCGGCACGGAAATGATCCCGGTGCACGAGTATGATCACTCGGTGGGATCCAGCATCATCGGCGGGATGCGCTACCGGGGCACCAAGTGGGCCAGCTATCTGGCTGACAAGGTAATCTTTGGCGACCACGTCCGCGGCCGGATCTGGAGCCTCGAGCTTACTTCCGGGGCTCCCATCGTCACCGAGATGGTTTCATCCTTCGATACCGGTTACAAGAAGGGCCTCTGTGGCTTTTTCACGGATAGCGCGGGCGAGATCTACATCATGAACCTGGCGGGCACCAATAGCCCGAACGGAAAGATCATGAAGCTGGCGCTTCCCGCCATCTCGGCCGAGCCGCCACAGCTTCTTTCGCAAACCGGAGTCTTCACCAACCTGGCGACTCTTTCCACGGCCGCGGGTGTGATTCCTTACGATGTACCGAACCCGCTGTGGTCCGACGCCGCGGCGAAGAAGCGCTGGGTGATCCTGCCGAACAATGGCAGCTTCGATACGCCTGCCGAGGACATCGTCTTCAGCGAGGAGGGAAACTGGGGTTTCCCGGCTGGCACGGTCTTCGTGAAGCACTTCGAGGTGAGCACCAGCGCTTCCGATCCATCGGCCGTCAAACGATTGGAAACCCGCTTCTTGGTCTGTACCGCGAATGGCGGCAAGTATGGCTTCACCTACAAGTGGAACGAAACCGGGACCGACGCGGAACTCATGGAGCACGGTCTGGAGGAGGCCTACAGTTTCACCAAGGCCGATAACAGCATCGAGCAACGCTTGTGGACCTTCCCTTCCCGCGGCGACTGCATGATCTGTCACAATGACACCTCGGGGCAGGCGCTCGGCTTCCGCACCGCCCCTCTCAATTCGAACTACCACTACGCCGCCACGGGCCGCACGGCCAACCAACTCGCAACGCTGAACTCGCTGGGCGCCTTCAACGTGACGCTGACGGCGACACAACTGGCAAACTACATTGAAGCGCGCGGGTTGGATGACCAGACCGCCCCGCTGGAGCACCGGGTGCGTTCGTATCTCGACACGAACTGCTCGCATTGCCACCAGCCCGGCGGCGCTGGCGATGGATTCGATGCACGCCTTGGCACACCCCTCAATCTTCAGGACATCATCAATGGCATCCCGGATCGCTACGAATCGCTCGGTCCGGACGGACGCTACGTGGTGCCGGGAAATCCTTCCCTCTCCGCGATCTTCGTCCGTGCCGGTGCGGTGGATAACGGGGATGCGATGCCACCGCTGGCCAAGCATATGGCCCATGCCAATGGGATAGCCGTACTACGGAGCTATATCGATAGTCTGACGCCCTCCCAGTTTGTTCCTCCGCTTGGTTCGGGTCCGCAGGCACGCTTTGTCCGCCTGACCTCTCTGAGCGGCAAAAGCCGTTTCGCAGCGGTCGGGGAGTTTTCCATTCTCGATGCCGACGGGGTGGCAATTCACCCTGGCCAAGCAAGCGTCACTTACACCAAGGGCGGAGTAGCCGCCACTTCGATGCCCGGTTGTCTGCCCTCGGAAGCGAGCGACGGAAACCTGGGATCCTCGACCAATTTCTGGCAGAGCTACAAGGGCACGACCAATGCAGAAACACCGGCTCACCCTCATGAGCTGACCTTCGATCTCGGCACCAGTCGCGAGATCGCAGGTTATATCTATTATCCCCGCCCGACTTCGGATGATGGCCGCATCTTCCAATACAAGGTGGAATACAGCACCGACGGGACGAACTGGACAACCTTCGACTCCGGCACGTGGGCAAATGTCGCAACCCCGCAAACCTTCGCGCCCGGCTACAACAAGCGTGCCACACGGGCGCAAATCGCCGGCCCCTCGCAGTCGGTTGCCCGTGATTTCGATGTAACCGTGGTCTTCGACATGGACGTCACGGACTTCACGCCGTCCGACCTCCAGGTCACAGGAGGAACTGTCAGCTCGCTCCGCGGATCCGGATACTACTATGTAGCTAGTATTTCCCCTGCCAGCGGAGCCGCCAACGTATCCGTATCCGTTCCCGCCAACGTGGTGAATCCCCAAGGCAAAGGCAGCTTCGCTTCGGGCATGGTTCCCGTGACCATCATCACGGACACCACCGCGCCTTCCGACCCCACCGGGCTGGTGGCGACGCCAACCCTGCTCTCGGTGGGTCTTTCCTGGGACGCCTCCACCGATGACGTGGCCGTGACAGGCTATCAAATCCGACGCGGCGCAACGCTGCTCGCAACGGTTCCAGGAACCAGCTATACGGACAGCGGCCTCGACTATAACACGCCCTATACCTACTCGGTGACCGCCGTGGACGCCGCGGGCAATGTCTCCGGCGCCATCCAGATTTCCACCGCCACCCTGCCAGATCTCACAGCTCCTTCCTCACCGCAAAATCTGACGGCTACTCCGAACACCGGATCGGTGGAGCTCGCATGGGCGGCCTCGACCGATGACGTCGGCGTGGATGCCTACCAGATCACCCGGGACAACGTCGTGGTCGCCACGGTCCAGAATCCGGGATTCATCGATAGCGGCCTGCAAAGCGGAACCACCTACAACTACAAGGTCGTCGCGCTTGACGAGGCTAACAACGCATCCGAACCGGCCATGGTTTCCTCCACCACCTTGGGCGATTCCATCGCGCCTTCTCCGCCGGCGGATCTGGCAGCGGCCCCCGCCTTGACCTCCGTCACACTCACTTGGCTCGCCTCTACCGATAACGTGGAGGTCACCGGCTATCGGGTGAAGCGGGGCAGCCTCACTGTCGCCACTGTAACGGAACTTAGCCACACGGATACCGGACTGAACATCAACACGCCTTACGAGTATCAGGTCATCGCTCTGGATGCGCAGGGCAACGAATCGACACCCGCCACGGTTGTCACAGCCACCTTGGCCGACACGCAGGCACCGGCTAGGCCATTGACTTTCACCGCGACACCCTCGACCCAATCGGTTCAGCTTTCCTGGACCGCTTCTACGGACAATGTGGAAGTCACCGGCTACCGGGTGAAGCGCGGCAATCTCACCTTGGCCACCGTCCCGGGGCTTGGCTATACCGACGTCGATCTCGACCCGGATACCTCCTATGACTACCACTTGATCGCCGTGGACGGCAACGGCAACGAATCGCTACCGGCCACGCTTTCGACCAGTACCCTTGCCGACACCGCGGCCCCGACGACGCCGGACTCCTTGGTCGCGGCGCCTTCCGTTCAGTCGGTCCAACTAAGCTGGGGTGCCTCCAGCGACAACATCGCGGTGACCGGTTACCGGATCCTGAGGAATGGCACGGTCATCGCCACCGTCCAAAGCCTGGCTTACAACGATGCCGGGCTGCAACCGGACACTAGCTACAGCTATCAGGTCATCGCGGTGGATGCCGCCGACAATGCTTCCGCTGCCGCTACGGTTTCGACCTCCACTCTCAGCGACTCGTCCGCACCCGAGATTCCGGGCGATCTGGCCGCGACGCCGCAACTCATGTCGATCCAGCTCGTCTGGAGCGTTCCGGCCGACAATGTCGGGGTCACCGGCTATGAAGTGCGCCGCGACGGACAGTTGCTGGCGACAGTGGAGGATCCGGCTTACATCGACACCGGCCTGCAACCGGCGACGGCCTACAGCTACGACGTCAGGGCTCGCGACGCTGCTGGCAACATTTCCAGCCCGGCCCTGCTGGGCACCTCGACCTTGGAGGATACCGCGAATCCCTCCTTGCCCGGGAACCTCAATGCCTCGCCCGAATACCATTCCGTGGCACTCATCTGGGACGCCTCTTCCGACAATGTCGGCGTGATATCCTACGAGATCTGGCGCGATGCCGAATTGATCGGTTCGGTCTTGAATCCCTCCTACCTCGATAGTGGCCTTGCCGATGGGACAACCTACGTCTTCAAGGTCATCGCGGTGGACGCTGCCGGGAACAAGTCGGCAGCAGCCGAGGTCCAAGTAGAAACAAAGGGCTTCGAGGACTGGCTGGACGAAAACAATCTCCCCGGCGCGGTCGCTGGCGATTCCGACGGCGGCAGCTTGGATAACCTCACCGAGTACTACCTCGGCATGAACCCGAACGATTCTGCCGATGATCTCGGCTTCCGCATCCTCTGCGTTCCGACGCCAAACCATTGGGAGATCACCTTCCCCAAGCTAGTCCCGCGCGGCAGCTTCCATCTGCACGTGAGCGAGAGCATCGAAAACATCGGAAGCCCGCTTAAGCGCGTCCTAACCATCACCTCGGAAGAGATCGAACAAATGACGCCTGCTGAGAGAAGCACGCACATCGAGACGATCACACCTCCTGGAGCGCGTGGATTCTTCCAGCTCTTCTTCGAACCGGACGCAGATTGA
- a CDS encoding lipid A deacylase LpxR family protein, whose product MNKSMLRYVLAAALSLPFAIQAQVPDSDRDRPLPDVSDKGYLTFYFDNDLFGDNDKDYTNGVRMSWISPNLDVEDLNFFQQGLRRLSGDPDSLGFLQKITGFKDPDDIQYNYGFSLTQLMFTPETASSYVQPPGERRYAGWLALGYSLHVKDDNILNSIEFIVGTTGSNSLAENSQDFIHSIRGIDKFNGWDYQIPNEITADLMFVQKRRADFIKWNYGAFRADGLTEWGTRLGTFRTSAHLGGFFRLGFNLPPDFSDPRLSETAYSNLYFDTNDPYVGNWSLYLLFGTTGRAIAHDATLDGPLFSDFKTGNHREPFVGEVFCGAGIRYRDVELSYVHTWRTIEYEEQRGDGSDFGSVALRLRF is encoded by the coding sequence ATGAATAAATCCATGCTCCGTTATGTACTGGCAGCAGCATTGTCGCTGCCTTTTGCGATTCAGGCACAGGTCCCCGATTCGGACCGGGACCGGCCCCTGCCGGATGTCAGCGACAAAGGCTACCTGACCTTCTACTTCGACAACGATCTCTTCGGTGACAACGACAAGGACTATACGAATGGAGTCCGGATGTCATGGATCTCGCCGAACCTTGATGTCGAAGATCTGAATTTCTTCCAGCAGGGTTTGCGGCGTCTTTCCGGAGACCCGGATAGCCTAGGATTTCTCCAGAAGATCACCGGCTTCAAGGATCCGGACGATATCCAGTACAACTACGGCTTCTCCCTCACGCAGCTGATGTTCACGCCGGAAACGGCCTCATCGTATGTGCAGCCGCCGGGGGAGCGGCGCTACGCCGGCTGGCTGGCCTTGGGTTACTCGCTCCACGTGAAGGATGACAACATCCTGAATTCCATCGAGTTCATCGTGGGTACTACCGGCTCGAATTCCTTGGCGGAGAATTCCCAGGATTTCATCCACAGCATCCGCGGCATCGATAAATTCAACGGCTGGGACTACCAGATCCCGAACGAGATCACGGCGGACTTGATGTTCGTGCAGAAGCGGCGGGCGGATTTCATCAAGTGGAACTACGGAGCTTTCCGGGCAGACGGTCTGACGGAGTGGGGCACCCGCCTCGGCACCTTCCGGACCTCCGCCCATCTCGGGGGCTTTTTCCGCCTGGGTTTCAATCTTCCCCCGGACTTTTCCGACCCGCGGCTTTCGGAGACCGCCTACTCGAACCTCTACTTCGATACCAATGACCCTTATGTGGGAAATTGGTCCCTTTATCTGCTGTTCGGGACCACCGGTCGGGCGATCGCTCACGATGCAACCTTGGACGGCCCCTTGTTCAGCGATTTCAAGACCGGGAATCACCGCGAACCCTTTGTCGGTGAAGTCTTCTGTGGTGCGGGGATACGCTATCGCGATGTCGAGCTGAGCTACGTCCACACTTGGCGGACGATCGAGTACGAGGAGCAGCGTGGGGACGGGTCCGATTTTGGGTCGGTTGCCTTGCGGCTGCGCTTTTAA
- a CDS encoding 6-phosphofructokinase has translation MSEGIAILTSGGDAAGMNPAVKCAADYAAAKGFKPWLVYDGLRGLIDDKIVESNRDLISGILHRGGTFLRSSRSKRFFEIDFRRQAYENLKKRGITKLVVIGGDGSFRALNQFYSDFGVPFAGIPATIDNDIAGTDYCLGVDTALNMIRQSVDSIRDTATSFSRAFVIEVMGRHCGYLAMVSALACGAELCLTTEIPYDLEKIGAKLKHEIKHEGRDHIIAIVAEGTKMADYTTRYINDSIGMEARLTVLGHVQRGGSPTVHDRIMAYKFAVAAVDSLIAGETNAIMVYRDGTFGHLPIHTVVDSKYKIDASIMRLVAPLCGG, from the coding sequence ATGAGCGAAGGCATCGCAATTCTTACCTCCGGCGGCGACGCGGCCGGCATGAACCCCGCTGTGAAATGTGCCGCAGATTACGCTGCGGCCAAAGGTTTCAAACCGTGGCTGGTCTATGACGGCCTCCGCGGGCTGATCGACGACAAGATCGTCGAATCAAACCGTGACCTGATCTCCGGCATCCTCCACCGCGGTGGCACCTTCCTCCGCTCTTCCCGCTCCAAGCGTTTCTTTGAAATCGATTTCCGCCGCCAAGCTTACGAGAATCTCAAGAAGCGCGGGATCACGAAGCTTGTCGTGATCGGCGGTGACGGATCCTTCCGCGCACTGAACCAATTTTACTCGGATTTCGGAGTCCCCTTCGCCGGCATCCCGGCCACGATCGACAACGACATCGCCGGAACCGACTACTGCCTCGGCGTGGACACCGCGTTGAATATGATCCGTCAGTCGGTCGACTCGATCCGCGATACGGCAACCTCGTTCTCCCGGGCCTTCGTGATTGAGGTGATGGGCCGTCACTGCGGCTACTTGGCCATGGTCAGCGCGCTGGCTTGCGGGGCTGAGCTCTGTCTCACCACCGAGATCCCCTACGATCTCGAAAAAATCGGTGCCAAGCTGAAGCACGAGATCAAGCACGAGGGGCGTGACCATATCATCGCAATTGTGGCGGAAGGCACCAAGATGGCGGACTACACGACCCGCTACATCAATGATTCCATCGGCATGGAAGCCCGTCTCACGGTGCTGGGCCACGTCCAGCGCGGCGGCTCGCCGACAGTCCACGACCGCATCATGGCCTACAAATTCGCGGTGGCAGCGGTCGACTCTCTGATCGCCGGCGAAACCAATGCGATCATGGTGTATCGCGACGGCACCTTCGGTCACCTGCCGATTCATACGGTAGTGGACTCCAAGTACAAGATCGATGCCTCGATCATGCGCCTGGTGGCACCTCTGTGCGGGGGCTAG